The DNA region GCACTTACAGCAATTCGTGAACAAGAACCAAGTTCAATAATCGTTGCTCTTCCTGTTGCTCCTCTTGATGCTTTAAGAGAATTAGATAGATTAGCCGACCAAGTCATAATTCTTGAAACACCAGAGCCTTTTTGGGCTGTAGGTGCACATTATAAATACTTTAACCAAACGAGTGATACTGAAGTGGTTAAACTGCTTAATCAATTTTAGATCTTTTATTGAGAATATTACGCCCTATCAAAACCAGTGTTCCATATGCTACTGCTACTACAAGCAATGAATTTATTACCCACATCTCATCTCCTTTTATTGGAAACTTTATTTTAACGTAGTAGGCTTTATTTTGGCAACCTAAATCTAACTATATTTTTTTTGAATAAGACTCCTTAAATCAATAAATCTTACTAGTCAACTAAATTTAAGAGTTAATATCATTTAAATTAATAATTTAGACAATTAGTCAGGCATATGTAACAGCATATAATTTACTATATTTCTATTCTCTTTTATATATGCAATAGCTGATTTATCTAATATTCTATTTGATATTGCAAAAATTCTTTGTATTTTATAATTTTTATATATAGGATTTTTTTCTATAAAACTGTATGTATCACCAACAAATGATTTTATCTTTTCATGATTAATTTTATATTTACTATTTTCTTTCCAGTTTTTACATTGTATTAAAACAATTTCATCATTTCTTATAGCAATTAGATCTATACTGCTATCTTTCTTCCCTTTTTCTATTCCATTAAATTTTACAATGTATCCTAAATTTTCAAAATATTTACCTACGTATTTTTCATAGTCTTTACCTTTTTTTACTAAAGATTTTTTATATTCCTCTTTACTCATTCTCTTCTTATTATTTTCTGTTTTAACTTTTAAATCAACTATAGTTTCATTATCAATTTTATTATTTTGATATTTTTTTTCAATTTCTTGTTCTATTTTTTCCTTTTCTTGTTTCAAAATTTCTTCTTTTAGCTTTATATATTCACCAGGGGTTTTAAATTTCTTTTTAAATCTTTTTTTCTTTTCTTGTTCTGTTTGATTAAGAAACTTTTCAATAGTATTAAATAATTTTGATATACTCATTTTATATTTATATTTATTTTTATTTTATTAATAAAATAACATTATCTTAAATAGTAAAAATCCAATAATTTTTCCAAAATTCAATATCAAATGAATCTAATTCTTTATAATATTTAACCAAGTCATTAAAAAATATCATCTTTATTTTATTAATATCATTTTTATTATTTATT from Hydrogenimonas thermophila includes:
- a CDS encoding restriction endonuclease, translated to MSISKLFNTIEKFLNQTEQEKKKRFKKKFKTPGEYIKLKEEILKQEKEKIEQEIEKKYQNNKIDNETIVDLKVKTENNKKRMSKEEYKKSLVKKGKDYEKYVGKYFENLGYIVKFNGIEKGKKDSSIDLIAIRNDEIVLIQCKNWKENSKYKINHEKIKSFVGDTYSFIEKNPIYKNYKIQRIFAISNRILDKSAIAYIKENRNIVNYMLLHMPD